In the genome of Hippoglossus hippoglossus isolate fHipHip1 chromosome 12, fHipHip1.pri, whole genome shotgun sequence, one region contains:
- the nsa2 gene encoding ribosome biogenesis protein NSA2 homolog encodes MPQNEHIELHRKRHGYRLDHHERKRKKESREVHARSHKARKLIGLKAKLYHKQRHSEKIQMKKTIKMHEQRRTKQKSDDKTPEGAVPAYLLDREGQSRAKVLSNMIKQKRKEKAGKWEVPLPKVRAQGETEVLKVIKTGKRQKKAWKRMVTKVCFVGDGFTRKPPKFERFIRPMGLRFKKAHVTHPELKATFCLPILGVKKNPSSPLYTSLGVITKGTVIEVNVSELGLVTQGGKVIWGKYAQVTNNPENDGCINAVLLV; translated from the exons ATG CCACAGAACGAGCACATTGAGTTGCACCGCAAGCGGCATGGCTACCGCCTGGACCAccatgagaggaagaggaagaaggagagcCGTGAGGTCCACGCGCGGTCGCACAAAGCCAGAAAGTTGATTGGACTGAAGGCCAAGCTGTACCACAAACAGAGACATTCAGAGAAGATCCAGATGAAGAAGAC CATCAAAATGCATGAACAGAGGAGGACCAAACAGAAGAGCGACGATAAGACGCCAGAGGGAGCAGTGCCAGCCTACCTGTtggacagagagggacagtCCCGTGCTAAGGTTCTGTCCAACATGATCaagcagaagaggaaagagaaggct GGCAAATGGGAGGTGCCCCTGCCGAAAGTGCGCGCCCAGGGCGAGACAGAGGTGCTGAAGGTCATCAAAActggaaagagacaaaagaaagcCTGGAAGAGAATGGTCACAAAAGTTTGCTTTGTCGGTGACGGCTTCACTCGCAAACCTCCAAAATTCGAGCGTTTCATCAGACCCATG GGTTTGCGTTTTAAGAAGGCTCATGTCACACATCCCGAGCTGAAGGCCACGTTCTGTCTCCCCATCCTCGGAGTGAAGAAGaacccctcctcacccctctaCACGTCCCTGGGAGTTATCACCAAAGGAACAGTCATAGAAGTCAATGTCAGTGAGCTGGGCCTCGTTACACAAGGCGGAAAGGTTATCTGGG GTAAATATGCCCAGGTGACGAATAACCCAGAGAACGATGGCTGCATTAATGCAGTTCTGCTGGTTTAA
- the gfm2 gene encoding ribosome-releasing factor 2, mitochondrial — protein MSDRTFRTFSRMMLGRYLIRCRVSHQVRRHYSFLPDDVKSLRAVVNPDVSKIRNIGIMAHIDAGKTTTTERMLYYSGYTRALGDVDDGDTVTDFMAQERERGITIQSAAVTFDWRSHRINLIDTPGHVDFTLEVERALRVLDGAVAVFDASAGVEAQTLTVWRQAEKHHIPCVCFLNKMDKPAANLSFSIESIRQKLKANPVLLQIPVGSGRNFMGVVDLLTNQKLIWKQRSIGDDGRVFENKPLDHSDEPELLQEVNEARAALIEQVADLDDEFADLLLTDFSDNFDAVPSIKLQEAVRRVTLARKGVPVLCGSSLKNKGVQPLLDAIVAYLPAPSERHNDLVRWYKDDLCALAFKVLHDKQRGPLVFLRIYSGTLKAQTAVHNINRNSIERMSRLLVPFADQHVEIPSMTAGNIALTVGLKQTVTGDTIVSSKASAAAAARRAHNDNSTGKKHGEHATVVLSGVEVPDPVFFCTIEPPTMAKQADLENALNNLQREDPSLKVRVDPDSGQTVLCGMGELHIEIIHDRIRREYGIETHLGPLQVAYRETVLHEASTTDTLDRTVGERRHVVTVELAVGPVDTSSTTASCDLAFTMEVEGQLSRELKDAVENGVHSSYLQGPLLGYPLQGVTTLIQNVYMEPGTSPAMVSACVSRCMLKALRLAGGQVLEPVMSLEMTVSEEHLSSVLGDLAQRRGTVSDIQSRHDHKLLLATVPLAEMMGYSTILRTITSGNATFSLALDTYEAMNSQDQNILLKRMSGLL, from the exons ATGTCTGATAGGACGTTTCGCACATTCAGCAGGATGATGTTG GGGAGATATTTAATAAGATGCAGGGTGAGTCATCAAGTGAGGAGACACTACAGCTTCCTCCCAG ATGACGTCAAATCACTGCGGGCTGTGGTCAACCCCGATGTTTCCAA GATCCGAAACATTGGCATCATGGCCCACATCGACGCAGGAAAGACAACGACCACAGAGAGGATGCTTTATTATTCTGGCTACACACGGGCACTGGGAG ACGTCGACGATGGCGACACAGTCACCGATTTTATGGCTCAAGAGAGGGAGCGTGGCATCACCATACAGTCGGCAGCAGTCACGTTCGATTGGAGAAGTCATAGAATAAATCTTATAGACACCCCAG GACATGTTGACTTCACTCTTGAGGTGGAGCGGGCGCTTCGTGTTCTTGATGGGGCTGTTGCAGTGTTCGATGCTTCTGCCGGTGTTGAG GCTCAGACTCTGACTGTGTGGAGACAAGCAGAGAAGCACCACATTCCCTGTGTTTGCTTCCTGAATAAGATGGATAAGCCCGCAGCCAA CCTGAGTTTTTCCATCGAGAGCATAAGACAGAAGCTGAAAGCCAACCCAGTCCTCCTGCAG ATTCCTGTTGGCAGCGGCAGGAACTTCATGGGTGTGGTTGACCTGTTGACCAACCAGAAGCTGATCTGGAAGCAAAGATCTATAGGAGATGATGGACGAGTGTTTGAAAACAAACCTCTCGACCATTCGGATGAGCCAGAACTCCTGCAGGAGGTCAATGAGGCCAGGGCAGCTTTAATTGAACAG GTCGCTGATTTGGATGATGAGTTTGCTGATCTGTTGCTAACGGATTTTAGTGATAACTTTGATGCAGTTCCTTCAATCAAA CTACAAGAGGCTGTGCGGCGGGTGACTCTGGCCCGTAAAGGCGTCCCGGTTCTCTGTGGGAGCTCGCTGAAGAACAAAGGTGTTCAACCTCTTTTAGATGCCATCGTTGCCTACCTGCCTGCCCCCAGTGAACGGCACAACGACCTGGT GCGGTGGTACAAAGATGACCTATGTGCTCTGGCCTTCAAGGTTCTCCATGACAAGCAGCGTGGTCCTCTGGTGTTCCTCAGGATTTACTCTGGTACTCTGAAAGCACAGACCGCCGTCCACAACATCAACAGGAACAGCAT TGAGAGGATGAGCCGGCTGCTGGTGCCGTTTGCTGATCAACATGTAGAGATCCCCTCGATGACGGCGGGAAACATTGCACTGACTGTAGGACTGAAGCAG ACAGTCACAGGGGACACCATCGTCTCATCCAAGGCTTCAGCCGCAGCTGCAGCCCGCAGAGCCCACAATGACAATAGCACGGGGAAGAAGCACGGGGAACATGCGACTGTGGTGCTTTCAGGAGTGGAGGTCCCTGATCCCGTCTTCTTCTGCACTATAGAACCACCCACCATGGCCAAACAGGCTG ATCTTGAGAATGCACTGAACAACCTCCAGAGAGAAGACCCCAGTCTTAAAGTGAGGGTGGACCCTGACTCTGGCCAG ACTGTTTTGTGTGGGATGGGAGAGCTGCACATCGAGATCATCCATGATCGAATCAGAAGAGAGTATGGCATTGAGACTCACCTGGGACCACTACAGGTGGCTTACCGAGAGACCGTTCTCCACGAGGCCTCGACTACAG ATACACTGGACCGGACAGTCGGCGAGAGAAGACATGTTGTGACAGTGGAGCTGGCTGTCGGACCTGTGGACACGTCCTCTACAACTGCCTCATGTGACCTAGCATTCACAATGGAGGTCGAGGGGCAACTATCAAGAGAACTGAAAGATGCAGTGGAGAATGGAGTGCACAGCTCATATCTTCAAG GTCCATTGCTAGGTTATCCTTTACAGGGCGTAACTACGCTGATCCAGAATGTCTACATGGAACCAGGGACGTCTCCAGCCATGGTGTCCGCCTGTGTGTCCCGCTGCATGCTGAAG gcCCTGAGGCTGGCAGGAGGTCAGGTCCTGGAGCCAGTCATGTCCCTGGAGATGACGGTCAGCGAAGAGCATCTCAGCTCCGTGCTGGGTGACTTGGCCCAAAGACGAGGCACCGTCAGCGACATCCAGAGTCGTCACGACCACAAGCTGCTGCTAGCAACCGTGCCCTTGGCAGAAATGATG GGCTACTCCACCATCCTGCGAACAATAACATCCGGCAACGCCACTTTCTCTCTGGCGCTGGACACTTACGAGGCCATGAACTCTCAGGACCAGAACATCCTCCTCAAAAGAATGTCCGGTCTGTTGTGA
- the hexb gene encoding beta-hexosaminidase subunit beta isoform X1 codes for MSASLKLAALGLLLCVCSGLQDNLLLEEDQPVVQASESGSLWPLPQKVQISQVPLKLIGSSFRFVDAKDSSAGASCSLLQDAYRRYYEYMFGSSKRQGQGRSRRPGRSELTELQVWITSTDSDCDGYPSVTSDESYELSVDQPFAILKAPTVWGALHGLETFSQLLYEDESGAKSINSTAISDFPRFAHRGILLDSSRHFLPVKVILANLETMAMNKFNVFHWHIVDDPSFPYLSRTFPQLSQQGAYHPYTHVYTPADVKMVIEFARLRGIRVIPEFDTPGHTQSWGKGQADLLTPCYSGSKPSGSFGPVNPILNTTYDFMKQFFTEISSVFPDAYVHLGGDEVDFSCWKSNPDITKFMNQQGFGQDYRKLESFYIQKLLDIVTTTKKGYMIWQEVFDNGVKLKPDTLIHVWKGTQQQYQEEMAHVTSSGYQTLLSTPWYLNRISYGQDWSAAYKADPQDFNGTEAQKKLVIGGEACLWGEYVDATNLTPRLWPRASAVAERLWSAKNVTDINDAFNRLSMHRCRMVERGIPAEPLFSSYCRREYRGI; via the exons ATGAGCGCCTCCCTGAAGCTCGCTGCGCTGGGGCTGCTCCTCTGCGTCTGTTCAGGGCTCCAGGACAACCTCCTCCTGGAGGAGGACCAGCCCGTCGTCCAGGCTTCGGAGTCCGGCTCCCTGTGGCCTCTGCCGCAGAAAGTGCAGATCTCGCAGGTTCCACTCAAGTTAATCGGCTCCAGCTTCAGATTTGTCGACGCCAAAGACTCGTCCGCCGGCGcgagctgcagcctcctgcAGGACGCGTacaggag GTACTACGAGTACATGTTTGGCAGCTCTAAGAGGCAGGGGCAGGGCAGAAGCAGGAGACCCGGCCGCTCCGAGCTGACCGAGCTGCAGGTGTGGATCACCTCCACTGACTCCGACTGTGACGGTTACCCCAGTGTCACGTCGGACGAGTCAT ATGAGCTGTCTGTGGATCAGCCATTTGCTATCCTGAAAGCACCGACGGTCTGGGGAGCCCTGCATG GTCTGGAAACTTTCAGCCAGTTGTTGTATGAAGATGAATCTGGAGCC AAAAGCATCAATTCCACAGCAATCAGTGACTTCCCCAGATTCGCACACAGAGGCATCTTGCTGGACAGCTCTCGGCACTTCCTGCCCGTCAAAGTCATCTTGGCTAACCTG GAAACGATGGCGATGAACAAGTTTAATGTTTTCCACTGGCACATTGTGGATGATCCATCCTTCCCTTACCTGAGCCGAACCTTCCCACAGCTGAGCCAGCAG GGAGCTTACCACCCATACACTCACGTGTATACACCTGCTGATGTGAAGATGGTGATTGAGTTCGCCCGCCTGAGAGGCATTCGCGTCATCCCAGAGTTTGATAccccaggacacacacagtcatgggGCAaag GCCAAGCCGATCTGCTCACACCCTGTTACTCTGGCTCTAAACCCTCCGGAAGCTTCGGGCCGGTGAACCCCATCCTGAACACTACGTATGACTTCATGAAGCAGTTCTTCACGGAGATAAGCTCTGTGTTCCCCGATGCCTACGTTCACctcgggggggatgaggtggacTTCAGCTGCTG GAAGTCCAACCCGGACATTACGAAGTTCATGAATCAGCAAGGCTTCGGACAAGACTACAGGAAACTGGAGTCATTCTACATCCAGAA ACTCTTGGATATCGTCACCACTACCAAAAAGGGCTACATGATCTGGCAGGAGGTCTTTGACAATGGGGTTAAG CTGAAACCAGACACACTAATCCACGTTTGGAAAGGGACGCAGCAGCAATACCAGGAAGAGATGGCACATGTTACGTCATCAGGGTACCAGACCCTGCTGTCCACTCCCTGGTACCTGAACCGTATCTCCTACGGACAGGACTGGTCGGCCGCTTACAAGGCTGACCCCCAGGATTTCAacg gAACCGAGGCGCAGAAGAAACTTGTGATTGGTGGAGAAGCTTGCTTGTGGGGAGAATATGTGGACGCCACCAACCTCACACCCAGACTCTG GCCTCGTGCCAGTGCAGTGGCCGAGCGGCTGTGGAGCGCCAAGAACGTGACGGACATCAATGATGCCTTCAACAGACTGTCCATGCACCGCTGTCGGATGGTGGA GCGCGGGATCCCAGCCGAGCCGTTGTTCTCCAGCTACTGTCGCCGTGAGTACAGAGGTATCTGA
- the hexb gene encoding beta-hexosaminidase subunit beta isoform X2, producing MSASLKLAALGLLLCVCSGLQDNLLLEEDQPVVQASESGSLWPLPQKVQISQVPLKLIGSSFRFVDAKDSSAGASCSLLQDAYRRYYEYMFGSSKRQGQGRSRRPGRSELTELQVWITSTDSDCDGYPSVTSDESYELSVDQPFAILKAPTVWGALHGLETFSQLLYEDESGAKSINSTAISDFPRFAHRGILLDSSRHFLPVKVILANLETMAMNKFNVFHWHIVDDPSFPYLSRTFPQLSQQGAYHPYTHVYTPADVKMVIEFARLRGIRVIPEFDTPGHTQSWGKGQADLLTPCYSGSKPSGSFGPVNPILNTTYDFMKQFFTEISSVFPDAYVHLGGDEVDFSCWKSNPDITKFMNQQGFGQDYRKLESFYIQKLLDIVTTTKKGYMIWQEVFDNGVKLKPDTVVHVWIGSGSNEEMSKVTTAGYQTILSAPWYLDYISYAQDWQKYYKAEPLNFNGTEAQKKLVIGGEACLWGEYVDATNLTPRLWPRASAVAERLWSAKNVTDINDAFNRLSMHRCRMVERGIPAEPLFSSYCRREYRGI from the exons ATGAGCGCCTCCCTGAAGCTCGCTGCGCTGGGGCTGCTCCTCTGCGTCTGTTCAGGGCTCCAGGACAACCTCCTCCTGGAGGAGGACCAGCCCGTCGTCCAGGCTTCGGAGTCCGGCTCCCTGTGGCCTCTGCCGCAGAAAGTGCAGATCTCGCAGGTTCCACTCAAGTTAATCGGCTCCAGCTTCAGATTTGTCGACGCCAAAGACTCGTCCGCCGGCGcgagctgcagcctcctgcAGGACGCGTacaggag GTACTACGAGTACATGTTTGGCAGCTCTAAGAGGCAGGGGCAGGGCAGAAGCAGGAGACCCGGCCGCTCCGAGCTGACCGAGCTGCAGGTGTGGATCACCTCCACTGACTCCGACTGTGACGGTTACCCCAGTGTCACGTCGGACGAGTCAT ATGAGCTGTCTGTGGATCAGCCATTTGCTATCCTGAAAGCACCGACGGTCTGGGGAGCCCTGCATG GTCTGGAAACTTTCAGCCAGTTGTTGTATGAAGATGAATCTGGAGCC AAAAGCATCAATTCCACAGCAATCAGTGACTTCCCCAGATTCGCACACAGAGGCATCTTGCTGGACAGCTCTCGGCACTTCCTGCCCGTCAAAGTCATCTTGGCTAACCTG GAAACGATGGCGATGAACAAGTTTAATGTTTTCCACTGGCACATTGTGGATGATCCATCCTTCCCTTACCTGAGCCGAACCTTCCCACAGCTGAGCCAGCAG GGAGCTTACCACCCATACACTCACGTGTATACACCTGCTGATGTGAAGATGGTGATTGAGTTCGCCCGCCTGAGAGGCATTCGCGTCATCCCAGAGTTTGATAccccaggacacacacagtcatgggGCAaag GCCAAGCCGATCTGCTCACACCCTGTTACTCTGGCTCTAAACCCTCCGGAAGCTTCGGGCCGGTGAACCCCATCCTGAACACTACGTATGACTTCATGAAGCAGTTCTTCACGGAGATAAGCTCTGTGTTCCCCGATGCCTACGTTCACctcgggggggatgaggtggacTTCAGCTGCTG GAAGTCCAACCCGGACATTACGAAGTTCATGAATCAGCAAGGCTTCGGACAAGACTACAGGAAACTGGAGTCATTCTACATCCAGAA ACTCTTGGATATCGTCACCACTACCAAAAAGGGCTACATGATCTGGCAGGAGGTCTTTGACAATGGGGTTAAG CTAAAGCCAGATACAGTAGTGCATGTGTGGATCGGCAGCGGGTCTAACGAGGAGATGAGCAAGGTGACAACAGCAGGATACCAAACCATCCTCTCCGCCCCATGGTACTTAGATTATATTAGCTACGCACAGGACTGGCAGAAGTACTACAAGGCTGAGCCACTCAACTTCAACg gAACCGAGGCGCAGAAGAAACTTGTGATTGGTGGAGAAGCTTGCTTGTGGGGAGAATATGTGGACGCCACCAACCTCACACCCAGACTCTG GCCTCGTGCCAGTGCAGTGGCCGAGCGGCTGTGGAGCGCCAAGAACGTGACGGACATCAATGATGCCTTCAACAGACTGTCCATGCACCGCTGTCGGATGGTGGA GCGCGGGATCCCAGCCGAGCCGTTGTTCTCCAGCTACTGTCGCCGTGAGTACAGAGGTATCTGA
- the enc1 gene encoding ectoderm-neural cortex protein 1 isoform X1 — MSGDSMKMSVCVHENRKSRASTGSMNIYLFHKSSYADSVLMHLNSLRQQRLFTDVLLHAGSRSFPCHRAVLAACSRYFEAMFSGGLRESQASEVNFHDSIHPEVLELLLDYAYSSRVVINEENAESLLEAGDMLEFQDIRDACAEFLERNLHPTNCLGMLILSDAHQCTKLSELSWGMCLSNFPAICKTEDFLQLPKDMVVQLLSHEELETEDERLVYEAALNWINYDVEKRHCYLPELLRTVRLALLPAIFLMENVSTEELINAQAKSKELVDEAIRCKLKILQNDGVVNSPCARPRKTSHALFLLGGQTFMCDKLYLVDQKAKEIIPKADIPSPRKEFSACAIGCKVYITGGRGSENGVSKDVWVYDTVQEEWSKAAPMLIARFGHGSAELKHCLYVVGGHTAATGCLPASPSVSLKQVEQFDPVANKWTMVAPLREGVSNAAVVSVKLKLFAFGGTSVTHDKLPKVQCYDPQENRWTVPASCPQPWRYTAAAVLGNQIFVMGGDTEFSACSAYKFSSDTYQWTKVGDVTAKRMSCQAVASGNKLYVVGGYFGTQRCKTLDCYDPTLDAWNSITTVPYSLIPTAFVSTWKHLPA, encoded by the exons ATGTCAGGG GATTCAATGAAAATGTCCGTGTGCGTCCATGAGAACCGGAAATCCAGAGCCAGCACTGGCTCTATGAACATCTACCTGTTCCACAAGTCTTCCTATGCCGACAGTGTCCTCATGCACCTCAACTCATTGCGGCAGCAAAGGCTTTTCACGGACGTCCTGCTTCATGCCGGCAGCCGCTCCTTCCCCTGCCATCGTGCAGTGCTGGCTGCCTGCAGCCGCTACTTTGAGGCCATGTTCAGTGGTGGGCTGAGGGAGAGCCAGGCCAGCGAAGTCAACTTCCATGACTCCATCCACCCGGAGGTTTTAGAACTTCTGCTGGATTATGCATACTCGTCACGTGTAGTCATCAACGAGGAGAACGCAGAGTCACTTCTGGAAGCAGGGGACATGTTGGAATTTCAGGACATCCGAGATGCCTGTGCTGAATTCCTAGAGAGAAACCTTCATCCGACTAACTGTCTTGGCATGTTGATACTCTCTGATGCCCACCAGTGTACCAAGCTGTCAGAGCTCTCCTGGGGCATGTGCCTCAGCAACTTCCCAGCTATTTGCAAGACAGAGGACTTCCTCCAATTGCCCAAAGATATGGTGGTGCAACTTTTGTCACACGAGGAGCTAGAGACAGAAGATGAGAGACTTGTTTATGAAGCTGCTCTTAACTGGATCAACTATGATGTGGAAAAGAGACACTGCTACCTACCGGAGCTTCTGAGAACGGTCCGCCTCGCCCTGCTGCCTGCCATCTTTCTGATGGAGAATGTCTCTACAGAAGAGTTGATCAACGCCCAGGCCAAGAGCAAGGAACTGGTGGATGAAGCGATCCGCTGTAAGCTGAAAATCCTGCAGAATGATGGTGTTGTAAACAGCCCCTGTGCTCGACCAAGAAAAACCAGCCATGCTCTCTTTCTACTTGGAGGGCAGACTTTCATGTGTGACAAGTTGTACCTGGTAGACCAGAAGGCCAAAGAGATCATCCCCAAAGCTGACATCCCCAGCCCCAGGAAGGAGTTCAGTGCCTGCGCCATCGGCTGTAAGGTGTACATCACTGGTGGGAGAGGCTCAGAGAATGGTGTGTCTAAAGATGTATGGGTCTACGACACTGTCCAAGAGGAGTGGTCCAAAGCAGCTCCAATGCTCATCGCTAGGTTTGGCCATGGttctgcagagttaaaacaTTGCCTCTATGTAGTAGGAGGCCACACTGCAGCAACTGGCTGCCTCCCGGCTTCTCCATCCGTGTCACTCAAACAGGTGGAGCAATTCGACCCAGTGGCGAACAAGTGGACCATGGTGGCTCCCCTGAGAGAAGGCGTGAGCAATGCAGCAGTAGTCAGCGTCAAACTCAAGCTGTTTGCCTTCGGAGGAACCAGCGTCACCCACGACAAGCTGCCCAAGGTGCAGTGCTACGATCCGCAGGAGAATCGATGGACTGTGCCCGCATCTTGCCCGCAACCCTGGCGCTACACAGCTGCCGCCGTGCTAGGAAACCAGATCTTCGTCATGGGTGGGGATACAGAGTTTTCAGCATGCTCGGCTTATAAGTTCAGCAGCGACACCTACCAGTGGACTAAAGTGGGCGATGTCACAGCCAAGCGGATGAGCTGCCAGGCTGTAGCATCGGGGAACAAACTCTATGTGGTGGGTGGGTACTTTGGCACACAACGGTGTAAAACTCTGGACTGCTATGACCCCACACTGGATGCTTGGAACAGCATCACCACTGTGCCGTACTCGCTCATCCCCACTGCTTTCGTCAGCACCTGGAAACATCTGCCTGCTTGA
- the enc1 gene encoding ectoderm-neural cortex protein 1 isoform X2, translating into MKMSVCVHENRKSRASTGSMNIYLFHKSSYADSVLMHLNSLRQQRLFTDVLLHAGSRSFPCHRAVLAACSRYFEAMFSGGLRESQASEVNFHDSIHPEVLELLLDYAYSSRVVINEENAESLLEAGDMLEFQDIRDACAEFLERNLHPTNCLGMLILSDAHQCTKLSELSWGMCLSNFPAICKTEDFLQLPKDMVVQLLSHEELETEDERLVYEAALNWINYDVEKRHCYLPELLRTVRLALLPAIFLMENVSTEELINAQAKSKELVDEAIRCKLKILQNDGVVNSPCARPRKTSHALFLLGGQTFMCDKLYLVDQKAKEIIPKADIPSPRKEFSACAIGCKVYITGGRGSENGVSKDVWVYDTVQEEWSKAAPMLIARFGHGSAELKHCLYVVGGHTAATGCLPASPSVSLKQVEQFDPVANKWTMVAPLREGVSNAAVVSVKLKLFAFGGTSVTHDKLPKVQCYDPQENRWTVPASCPQPWRYTAAAVLGNQIFVMGGDTEFSACSAYKFSSDTYQWTKVGDVTAKRMSCQAVASGNKLYVVGGYFGTQRCKTLDCYDPTLDAWNSITTVPYSLIPTAFVSTWKHLPA; encoded by the coding sequence ATGAAAATGTCCGTGTGCGTCCATGAGAACCGGAAATCCAGAGCCAGCACTGGCTCTATGAACATCTACCTGTTCCACAAGTCTTCCTATGCCGACAGTGTCCTCATGCACCTCAACTCATTGCGGCAGCAAAGGCTTTTCACGGACGTCCTGCTTCATGCCGGCAGCCGCTCCTTCCCCTGCCATCGTGCAGTGCTGGCTGCCTGCAGCCGCTACTTTGAGGCCATGTTCAGTGGTGGGCTGAGGGAGAGCCAGGCCAGCGAAGTCAACTTCCATGACTCCATCCACCCGGAGGTTTTAGAACTTCTGCTGGATTATGCATACTCGTCACGTGTAGTCATCAACGAGGAGAACGCAGAGTCACTTCTGGAAGCAGGGGACATGTTGGAATTTCAGGACATCCGAGATGCCTGTGCTGAATTCCTAGAGAGAAACCTTCATCCGACTAACTGTCTTGGCATGTTGATACTCTCTGATGCCCACCAGTGTACCAAGCTGTCAGAGCTCTCCTGGGGCATGTGCCTCAGCAACTTCCCAGCTATTTGCAAGACAGAGGACTTCCTCCAATTGCCCAAAGATATGGTGGTGCAACTTTTGTCACACGAGGAGCTAGAGACAGAAGATGAGAGACTTGTTTATGAAGCTGCTCTTAACTGGATCAACTATGATGTGGAAAAGAGACACTGCTACCTACCGGAGCTTCTGAGAACGGTCCGCCTCGCCCTGCTGCCTGCCATCTTTCTGATGGAGAATGTCTCTACAGAAGAGTTGATCAACGCCCAGGCCAAGAGCAAGGAACTGGTGGATGAAGCGATCCGCTGTAAGCTGAAAATCCTGCAGAATGATGGTGTTGTAAACAGCCCCTGTGCTCGACCAAGAAAAACCAGCCATGCTCTCTTTCTACTTGGAGGGCAGACTTTCATGTGTGACAAGTTGTACCTGGTAGACCAGAAGGCCAAAGAGATCATCCCCAAAGCTGACATCCCCAGCCCCAGGAAGGAGTTCAGTGCCTGCGCCATCGGCTGTAAGGTGTACATCACTGGTGGGAGAGGCTCAGAGAATGGTGTGTCTAAAGATGTATGGGTCTACGACACTGTCCAAGAGGAGTGGTCCAAAGCAGCTCCAATGCTCATCGCTAGGTTTGGCCATGGttctgcagagttaaaacaTTGCCTCTATGTAGTAGGAGGCCACACTGCAGCAACTGGCTGCCTCCCGGCTTCTCCATCCGTGTCACTCAAACAGGTGGAGCAATTCGACCCAGTGGCGAACAAGTGGACCATGGTGGCTCCCCTGAGAGAAGGCGTGAGCAATGCAGCAGTAGTCAGCGTCAAACTCAAGCTGTTTGCCTTCGGAGGAACCAGCGTCACCCACGACAAGCTGCCCAAGGTGCAGTGCTACGATCCGCAGGAGAATCGATGGACTGTGCCCGCATCTTGCCCGCAACCCTGGCGCTACACAGCTGCCGCCGTGCTAGGAAACCAGATCTTCGTCATGGGTGGGGATACAGAGTTTTCAGCATGCTCGGCTTATAAGTTCAGCAGCGACACCTACCAGTGGACTAAAGTGGGCGATGTCACAGCCAAGCGGATGAGCTGCCAGGCTGTAGCATCGGGGAACAAACTCTATGTGGTGGGTGGGTACTTTGGCACACAACGGTGTAAAACTCTGGACTGCTATGACCCCACACTGGATGCTTGGAACAGCATCACCACTGTGCCGTACTCGCTCATCCCCACTGCTTTCGTCAGCACCTGGAAACATCTGCCTGCTTGA